The sequence CAACGATGGTTATTCAAGCACTACTTATGATTGGTGTCTCAGCTTTATTAGGAGCAACATTTTCAGGGGGGTTAATAGGAATTATCCAACTTACAATAATTGCTGTTTTATTAGGGCTGGGAATGGGGATGTTATCAACCAGTCTTGCACTATTCCTTTTAAAGGAGGAAAGCCTAACTGCTGCAGTCAGTTTTATTACCATGCCGCTGTTATTTCTTTCAGGAATGTTCATTCCACTTGAACTGGTACCCGACTGGATTGAAAAATTTGCTGCTATTAACCCGCTTAATTGGGCTGTCGAAGCTGGAAGAGAGATCATCACTACACAACCAGATTGGTCGATTGTAATACCTAATAGTAGTTACTTGCTACTCTTGTTTATTATCGCTTGTGTCCTTGTTCTTTTAGCATTTCGAAAATATCAAAAATCGTTGTAAATAGAACAGTTAAACTATTTGTTTAAATATCCATTGATCCAAGTTATTTTTAGAAAAATTGGGCAGGATCAACCGTTTCTTCATTTCTAAGTTTAAGAAAAAAATCAATAGTATGGAAGGAAGATGAGTTAGTGAAATTTAGAGATTTTTCTGCAGCACAAATACGGATAGCAAGACCTACAATAAATTTGCGGAAGTCATTCGGTTTTATGTAACTAGTAGTAATCAACCCCACTTCCATGCTATGAAGCGAACCGTGGTGGGGTGTTGAGTAACCCCCGAAGCCTGGTAATATCAACGATCCTGACCATGTGAGATTTTAAGTGGAATAACGGACTGCCACAGATTCATAATTTCAGTGAGATCATTTATGTTGTGGTCATAAAAGGTAGGTCATCCCAAAAGTAAATATACTTTAGAAGGGATGACCTTAGAAGAAAACATTTATATGTGAACTCCAGAATTTTTTACATTATAAATAATATTTGATCGTTCTATAGAGTCAATATCAATAGGGAGTAGTAAAATACTATCACCTAGAAGGGTTAACGAAGGTGTTTTTGCATTAGCTGAATTGGTAGCATTTACATGAAGTACACTTACCCCAACATAAGCTCCATCAACTATTTCATCCATTAATTGGCTGTTTGTAAGGGTAACTTTATCGGAAGTGACATTTCCTGTTGATTCAATATTTACATTTCCACTTGATATAGAAATAGATTCACTTACATCTAAAATTTCATCCATTAATTCACCTTCTGTCATTAGAACCTCGCTTGGTTGCGACCCTTTTTTGTCGAAATTTCCTGTATCATTTATAGAAACATTAACACTACTACTTGTACCGTTAGCTGCATCTACGATCTCATCAACTAATTCACCACCAATAATTTCAAGTTTATTTCCAGAAACCTTAGCTGATGAGGTCATGGTAAACTCCATAACTGTTTTGGTAAAATCATCTTCAAAATCCACAGTTTCATCAATAAGTTCACCTTCGGTAATTTTTAATTCATCACTATCTATTTTACTCGTATTGTTCAGATTTATCTTTATTTCAGAATCATAAGATAATTCACCATCCATTACCTCGTCAATTAATTCACCTTCTTCAATAAACAACTGTTTTCCATAAAAATTTGAAGAATCATTAAAATTGATTTGAATATTTGAAGTATAAAACCCCTCACCATCTAAGGTTTCATCAATTAATTCACCTTCATAAACAAATAAGACGGGACTAGTAACATTTGAAGTTCTTATTACATTAACATTTATAGTTGAGGTGGAAATACTTTCCATATCAAGTAATTCATCAATAAGTTCACCATCTTCTACTTCTAGCTTAGTCAGTACATTAACGTTTCCAGTATCCACAAATTTCACTTCAATTGCACTAGATTCAATGTCTTCAGAGTCAATTAATTCATCGATTAATTCTCCATCAATAATCGTAACTGATTCAGATGATACGTTACTAGATTCATCAACATTAAGATTTATTTTACTATTTGAAATTACTCTACCATCTATAATTTCATTAATTAATTGCCCTTTATATATTCTAAGTATTCCCATGTTTGTATCTAAGTTTGATTTGATGTTAGCACTATTCGTAATATTAACATTAATATTTTCAGCGTTAATGGTCGTGGAATCTGAATCAGAAGGTATGTTTATAACACTTTCAATCAAACTTCCACCACCAATATGTAATGTGGAGTCATGATTAGCTAAAGTAACATTTGCTGAATTATTGATATTTACGTTTACGGTACTTTTAGAAGCGATAGTCCCAATGATTAAATCTTTAATTAAAGCTGGCTCTATAGAATAAGTATCTTCAAGAATATTATTACTTTCATCGTAGTTTTTTTCTCCTACAATAAGAGTATTTAAAAGTTCTACATTGGCGCTATTATCAATATTTATAGTAACTGAGGCGCCTTCCCCTATATTTCTGATTAAACTAGGGATAAGTGAACTTGGGTTTGTATCGAAATGAAAATGATCAATTGTTAAATTTTTATAGTCCGAAATAGAAAGTACTATGTTTGAATATGGTTCTATATCAATTGGTGATGATGAAGTAAATGGAGTTTTTTCACCACCATCTTTTTGTATATAAATGCCCTCATACATATTACTCGTTGAACTAGGTCTAAGGGTGGAGGAGGGGGATGGGATAGGTAGTTCTTTATCATAGGTTATGTTTCCAGATCCAGTTTCTTTAAGAATTAAGTTCCCGACTCTTTTTACATTTATATCACCGGATCCATCATCAATAAAGACTTTTTGTGTAACATCTTTAACGTTTATATAACCAGCATCATCTGTAATATCAACATCACCATTCACTCTGCTGACAAGAACATCGCCGGACCTGTCTACTATTTTTATGGAACTGTTAATATTAAATAATTCAATACTACCAGAGCCATCCTCAATTTCTAATGTTTGATTTGAGATTGGAGCATCCAAAAGGTTACTATTATTTACAGTTATATTTCCAGATTTGTCTTTTATTGATAAATTCCCCGTATTTTCAATATAAATGTCTTTTTTATTATCAGTAATCGAGATTTCTCCAGAAAGATCATATAATTCGAGGCTGCTTTCTTCATCAATTATTTCGATATTTAAGTTAGGCGGCAAAGTAATTAATAAATCGATTAATTCATTTTTTCCAACCTTTGGATTGATTAATAAATAAGCGATATCCTTATCTTGAGTTAAGCTAAAGTCCATGTTATCAAGATTATTTATAGTTGTTAAATTAGCATCTATAGATGTAGCATTAGGAGTGCCTCGAATCGTAAGTTTGTTGATTGAAGAATGAATAACTAATTTTGTTATATTGTTTTGAGATACAGGCAATTGTTTGGCATAAGCAAGAGCTGGAGTTCTAAAAATAGAAGTGAACAATAAGATAATGAGAAGTGAAAATAAGAATTTTTTCACAAGACCCCTCCTGGTAATATTTATATTTAGTGTGATTATATAACAGAATATGTAAATATTTAAGATGGAAATAGTTAAAAAATGTTAATTATACAAAAAAGGAATTCGTATTAATTTTTATAATTCAAGTCACGGGTTCACTGTTTTGGAAAATTGCTTGTCAATCCAACAATATAGTGGGTTATCCTCTTTGCCCGCGCTATTTAAAATGTGGTCATAAGCCTTACAAGGAGGCATAGCTACGCGAAAATCGAAAAACGATTGATTACATATTAGAAAATAGTGGTTTGATTTTATAGAAGAATGGAAGACTTATCGTAATAAAGTCAGTTTTCCTAAAAACAGACCAATAAAGAATTGGTCCGAATAAACTTGGAATGTTAAATACAATTGGAGGTATTTTTACTGGAATTTACTCACACTAGGTTGCTTGTAGACAATTATAAAGAATATTTTGTATTTTATAGAGATGTATTGGGTTTAACGTCACTTGGGGAGATGAAAACTCTAATTATGCTAATTTCAAATTTAATGGTGCTACTCTAGGCGCTTTTTGAACGCAAACAGATAGCTGAAGCTATTGATGACGAATATTCTGTTGATATTGAAAAGGCTGATCGAACAGTGTTGATTTTTAAAGTGAAAAACGCGGAAGAGACATATCAAGAAATAAAATATAAAGTAGAGTTTATTACTAAACCAAATGAACAAAGGATTGGGGTATTAAGGGTACTCATTTTAGAGATCTTGCTGTGATCACTTTTAGAAATCGAAAGGGTCCAAGAATAATAATAAACAACTCATATATTTTTTGAAGTAACGTGTCCATTAGTGGAATGAGGATTACTAAACTGATTAAATTTTATTTCAAAGCTAAATAAAACAGAAGGGTAGATTAGAAATCAATCAAAGTAGTTTGTACATGTAAATAAAAACGTTTTATAGTTTACATAATATATATTATCGGAAGTTATTGAACGAAAAATATTTTTATCTCAAAATCAAAGTATTCTTAAGATAGTGAGACAAGACTAAAAAAATTACTATGAATCATAGTAATTTTTTTTATAGTTATTTAGTTAGTTCATCTGGGTCAATTTTCTGCAATGGTTTGCTTGCTGGTCCGTTAATTACTTCACCGGTATAAGAAAATCGTGAACCATGACATGGACAATCCCATGTACGTTCTCCTGAATTCCATTCCACTTCACAACGTAAATGTGTACAAGTTGTATCTACAATATGAACTTGATTTTCTTTATCCTTATAAACTCCAGCTCGATTGCCATTTATTCGTGTAACCGTTGCCTGATCCGATTGTAATTGTTCTATATAAGGATTTGTGTTATCAAGCTTTCCTTTTATCATATGTTTTGCTACATCGGTATTAATTTGCGTGAACTTTCGTATCGATGGATCTGCTTTAAATCGTGATGGATTAAAAACATCGGCGTATTCACTTGTCTCGTTTATAATTAAGTCACTTAATAATCTTGCGGCAACTGTGCCATTTGTCATGCCCCATTTACGGTAACCGGTTGCAACAAAAACTTTAGGTTGTGATTTTTTTAGTTTCCCGATATAAGGAATTTTATCTAAT is a genomic window of Virgibacillus proomii containing:
- a CDS encoding ABC transporter permease; this translates as MKRWSDTLWIFIRSIKIYFRVPFIVLMTIIQPILWMFLFGEVFSSMADIPGFGGESYIEYLGPGIVMMSTMMAGAYAGLGIINDHREGILDRLLISPIHRSAIAMGGLLQEAATMVIQALLMIGVSALLGATFSGGLIGIIQLTIIAVLLGLGMGMLSTSLALFLLKEESLTAAVSFITMPLLFLSGMFIPLELVPDWIEKFAAINPLNWAVEAGREIITTQPDWSIVIPNSSYLLLLFIIACVLVLLAFRKYQKSL